Genomic DNA from Acidimicrobiia bacterium:
CCGGTGAGCCTCGGGCGTGTGACCACCCAGTCGGGGAGCAGGAATCCGGGATCGTCCATCTCGACGAGGTCCATCGGGGTGCGCGCGAGCGCGGCAATGAGTGGGTTGTCGGTCTCGGGCTGCGGCATCGGCGGGGGTTGAATTCCGTAGAGCAGTGCGCGCACGGTCTCGTCTCCTTGTGCTCAGGCCTTCGATGCTTGCTGCTGGCGGACGAACTCCGCGGTACCGGCGAGGAAGCCGGGGATGTCGTTGGCCTTCCCCACCGCGTAGTCCTTGAAGTGTGCGGGCGTGTACACCTCGAGCGCGTCGCGATCGAGCGCATCGAGGACGGCGTCGACGCACTCCGCGACCGTGATCGGTTCGACGGGCACGTCGAGCGGGTCGTTGTCGGGGATCGAGAAGAGCTCGGTGTCGACGATGCCGGGGTAGACGACGAGCACGTTCACTCCCGTTCCCCACAGGTCGACCGACATGCACTCCGAGAACACCGAGAGCGCGGCCTTCGACGCGGCGTACGCGGTCTCACCCGGCGAGGACAGCGTGGCCGCGACCGACGACACGTTGATGATGCGGCCCGAGTCGCGTTCGAGCATCTGCGGGAGCAGTGCGAGCGTGAGGTGGATCGGCGAGAGGTAGTTGATCCGGGTGACGGCGTCGACGGTCGCCGCGTCGGTGACGGTGACATGCCGGCGTTTCGGGATGCCGGCGTTGTTCACGAGGATGTCGACGCCGCCCATCTCGTCGACGGCGTTCCGTGCGAGCTGGTCGACCTGGTTCGGGTCGGTGAGATCGGTGGTCCATTGATGGACCTCGGCGCCGTGGGCCCGGCAGCGTTCCGCCACCTCCGTGAGCCGGTCGGTGCGCCGGGCACAGATACCAACCGCGGCCCCGGCGGCCGCGAACGCCTCCGCGAGCCCCGCCCCGATGCCCGACGACGCCCCCGTCACGAGCACCCGGCTTCCGCGCAACTCGAACCCCATGGTCCCCCCAGTGTCGGTACCGATCGTCGCCGTACCGTACGCGAGATCAGAGGGGATAGCTTCCCGGCAATGAAGTTCATGGTCGAGTGCCCTGTGATGAGCGACGCCGACGGCGGCGCCTGGATCTCCCCCGACAACATTGCCGAGTTCGCCCGTACCGCCGAAGAGTCGGGAATCGACGCGGTCGCGTTCACCGACCATCCCGCGCCGTCGAAGAAGTGGCTGGAAGCGGGGGGCCACGAGACTTTCGACCCGTTCGTCGCCCTCGGCTTCTGTGCAGCCGTCACGAGCACGCTGAAGCTGATGACCAACCTCACGGTCGTCCCGTACCGGAACCCGCTGCTGATGGCCCGATCGATGACGTCCGTCGACGTCCTCTCCGGCGGCCGGACGATCTTCACGCTCGGCACCGGCTACTTGCGCTCCGAGTTCGCCGCGCTCGGCGTCGACTTCGACGAGCGCAACGCTCTCTTCGACGAAGCCGTCGAGGTGCTGCGCGGCGTCTGGTCGACCGACGATTTTTCGTACGAAGGGCGGCACTTCAAGGCGATCGGCCAGATCATCAAGCCGGGGCCGGTCCAGCGCCCGTACCCCCCGCTCTGGCTCGGCGGCAACGCGAAGGTCGTGCTCGACCGCGTCGCGCGTTGGGGCAACGGATGGGCGCCGCTCCTCGGTGGCGGCCCGACGCTCGCGCGCACGACACGCACCGCGGTGATCGGGTCCGACGAGAAGCTGGCCGCGATGATCCGCGACCTCGGTACGCGCCTCGAGGCGAACGGCCGCAGCCTCACCGAGATCGACATCCTCGCGTCGAGCGTGGAGGCGCGGTACTCACCGGGCGCGCCCGAGGAACTCCTCGACGCGCTCGGCCGGCTCGCCGAGACGGGTGTCACCTGGTCGTCGGGGTACTTCGCACGCGGATCGTTTCGCGCCGCGCTCGACGACCTGCGCCAGTTCGGTGAGGAAGTGATCGCGAGGTCCCGCTGAGCACGGAAACCGTGTTCGCCGACAACGCGGGCGTGCGCATCCACGCGCTCGACAACGAAGTCCGCGACACGACGCTCCCGCCGGTCGTCGTCGTGCCCGGGATGGGGGAGTCGGCCGAGGAGTACGCCTGGCTCCTCGCCGAGTTGGAGGACCGTCGCGTGGTTGCCATCGACGTGCGTGGCCGAGGGCGCAGCGACGCGCCGGAACACGGCTACCGGTGGGAAGACCACATCGGCGACATTGCGGCGATGATCGCGACGCTTGCTCTCGACCGACCGGTGCTCGTCGCGTTCTCGCGTGGGTCGTCCTACGCGTTGGGGTACGCGCTCTCTGTACCGCGCCGCGTGCGTGGCCTCGTGATCGGCGACTACCACGCGCGGCATGTCGGCCTTCCACCGGAGTTCGCAGAGCGGCAACTCGCGGTCACGCTGCGCGGGATACCGATGAGCGAGCGGATGCCGGAGCACGCGGTGATCGGTGTCGTGGAGGACAGTCGGGAGGTTCCCCTCTGGGATCGCCTGCACGAGCTCGTGTGCCCGGTGCTCGTGATCCGCGGCGGCCGGCGCGGCGTCATCGTGGACGACGACGCGGCCGCGCGCTGGGAGGCAGCCTTGCCGGGCGTCGAGCTCGCGATGCTGCCGGACGCGGGCCACGATCTCTGGAGCCGTGATCCGGCTGCGTACCTCGCGGTGCTCCGTCCCTTCCTCGAACGTGTGAGGTAGCGGCGGCCGGGCCGGCCGTCTGCAGGCCGTAGAGTCAAGGCGGATTTGCGACCAGTGGGAGATCGGCAATGACGGACACCACGCACGACCAGGCTCCGCACGACCAGGCTCCGGACGATCGGGCTTCGGACGATCGGGCCGAGGGCCGGTACAACCGGGGGCCGTTCGACTTCGCCGCCTTTGCGGTCGAGGAGCCCGGCCCCGTGTACCTCGAGGTGCAGGAGTCCAGCCCCTTCCGGGAAGACGGAGTGGTCGTCGTCACCAAGATGGCCGACATCCTCGCAGCCACCAAGCGTCGCGACGTCGTGAGCAGCATGGCCGCGACCAGCGGCCCCGATGACGAGAGCATGCTCGGGAACGAACGTCCGCTGATTCCGTTGCAGATCGACGGCGCCGAGCACACGAAGTTCCGCAAGCTGTTGGACCCTCTGTTCGCCCCGAGGGTGATGGCCCACCTCGAGCCGCACGTCACCGATGTCGCCAACGAGTTGATCGACCGGTTCATCGACCAGCCCGAGATCGAGTTCTACGAGGCATTCTGCGTACCGCTGCCGTCGCGCATCTTCCTCGAACTGATGGGGCTGCCCCAGGAGCAACTCGCAGACTTCCTCGAGTTCAAGGACGCCGCCATCCGACCCACGGGCGCGACGCCCGAGGAGCAGCGCACGTACCAGCGGCGGGTCATCGGGCGGATGAACGACTATCTGAACGCGGAGTTCGATCGGCGCCTCGCGGCCGACGAACCCGGCGACGATCTGATCGGCGGTTTCTTGACCGTCGAGATCGACGGTGACCGCCTGAGTCGAGAGGACATCCTCGACATCATGTTCCTGCTGCTCATCGCCGGGCTCGACACGGTGTCGTCGGCGCTGTCGAACATGGTGGCCTATCTCGCGCGTCACCCGGAGCAGCGTCAACAGTTGGTCGACGATCCGTCGTTGGTGCCGTCGGCAATCGAGGAGTTGCTGCGCACGCTCACACCCGTCCCGTTCGGTGGGCGCTTCGCCACAGCCGACTTCGAGGTGAACGGCAAGCCGGTGAAGGAGGGTGACATGCTCGCCGTGCTATGGGCGGCCGCGAACGTCGACCCCGACACCTTCCCCGACCCGTTGAAGGTCGACTTCGAACGCCGGGCCAACCGCCACGTCGCGTTCGCGGCGGGCTTTCATCGTTGCCTCGGGTCGCACCTCGCGCGCATGGAGCTGCGTGCCGCGCTCGGCGCGTGGCACCAACGCGTGCCCGAGTACGCGATCGCGCCGGGCAAAGAGCCCGTGTTCAACAACGACGGCGTGCGCATCGTGAACCCGCTGCCGCTCGTCATCACCCCCGCGCGTTAGGTCGGCGGCGGGCGGAATCCGATGGAGCGCCGCGCCGTCGACCACTCTGTCCGTCTCGCCGGGCTCGAGCTCCCCGACGACGTCCGCTGTGAGATCGTCGGCGAGGATCCGATTCTTCCCTCGCCCCACTATCTCGCACGAACCGGTCTGGCTGGCGCGCGAGCACGAACCTTGTCCGCAGCGTCGTGGAGGTCCTGGCGTGCCATCACGATCGGCGCTTCTCGACCACCCGCCGGACGTGCAGCA
This window encodes:
- a CDS encoding SDR family NAD(P)-dependent oxidoreductase, with amino-acid sequence MGFELRGSRVLVTGASSGIGAGLAEAFAAAGAAVGICARRTDRLTEVAERCRAHGAEVHQWTTDLTDPNQVDQLARNAVDEMGGVDILVNNAGIPKRRHVTVTDAATVDAVTRINYLSPIHLTLALLPQMLERDSGRIINVSSVAATLSSPGETAYAASKAALSVFSECMSVDLWGTGVNVLVVYPGIVDTELFSIPDNDPLDVPVEPITVAECVDAVLDALDRDALEVYTPAHFKDYAVGKANDIPGFLAGTAEFVRQQQASKA
- a CDS encoding LLM class F420-dependent oxidoreductase, whose protein sequence is MKFMVECPVMSDADGGAWISPDNIAEFARTAEESGIDAVAFTDHPAPSKKWLEAGGHETFDPFVALGFCAAVTSTLKLMTNLTVVPYRNPLLMARSMTSVDVLSGGRTIFTLGTGYLRSEFAALGVDFDERNALFDEAVEVLRGVWSTDDFSYEGRHFKAIGQIIKPGPVQRPYPPLWLGGNAKVVLDRVARWGNGWAPLLGGGPTLARTTRTAVIGSDEKLAAMIRDLGTRLEANGRSLTEIDILASSVEARYSPGAPEELLDALGRLAETGVTWSSGYFARGSFRAALDDLRQFGEEVIARSR
- a CDS encoding alpha/beta hydrolase, which gives rise to MFADNAGVRIHALDNEVRDTTLPPVVVVPGMGESAEEYAWLLAELEDRRVVAIDVRGRGRSDAPEHGYRWEDHIGDIAAMIATLALDRPVLVAFSRGSSYALGYALSVPRRVRGLVIGDYHARHVGLPPEFAERQLAVTLRGIPMSERMPEHAVIGVVEDSREVPLWDRLHELVCPVLVIRGGRRGVIVDDDAAARWEAALPGVELAMLPDAGHDLWSRDPAAYLAVLRPFLERVR
- a CDS encoding cytochrome P450 — protein: MTDTTHDQAPHDQAPDDRASDDRAEGRYNRGPFDFAAFAVEEPGPVYLEVQESSPFREDGVVVVTKMADILAATKRRDVVSSMAATSGPDDESMLGNERPLIPLQIDGAEHTKFRKLLDPLFAPRVMAHLEPHVTDVANELIDRFIDQPEIEFYEAFCVPLPSRIFLELMGLPQEQLADFLEFKDAAIRPTGATPEEQRTYQRRVIGRMNDYLNAEFDRRLAADEPGDDLIGGFLTVEIDGDRLSREDILDIMFLLLIAGLDTVSSALSNMVAYLARHPEQRQQLVDDPSLVPSAIEELLRTLTPVPFGGRFATADFEVNGKPVKEGDMLAVLWAAANVDPDTFPDPLKVDFERRANRHVAFAAGFHRCLGSHLARMELRAALGAWHQRVPEYAIAPGKEPVFNNDGVRIVNPLPLVITPAR